Proteins encoded by one window of Rutidosis leptorrhynchoides isolate AG116_Rl617_1_P2 chromosome 7, CSIRO_AGI_Rlap_v1, whole genome shotgun sequence:
- the LOC139858724 gene encoding GDSL esterase/lipase At3g48460-like, translating into MSSITLAFFLLFTISSASVSSRSSSSSSKAPRPFKKIYAFGDSYTDTGNTNTVSGTGPNGFTYVSNLPYGRTFFHHPTNRYSDGRLVIDFVTESLSLPYLPPYLNTKADTSAGINYAVAGSTAIRHAFFVKNNLTLNITPQSLQTQLAWFNKTLRGQKCQNANSTPNECTAVFKDALVWVGEIGANDYAYTLGSTVTHETIQRGAIRSVTGFIEALLKKGAKYMVVQGLPTTGCLTLAMYLSAESDRDDIGCVASANNQSYVHNTILQTNIQSLRKKYPKAIIVYADYWNAYHYIMKNAPKLGFHELYDVCCGLNGGAYNFDLLATCGSQNSSSCHDPSQYINWDGVHLTEAMYKLVSELFLKGRFTRPPFEYLLRSKRNSD; encoded by the exons ATGTCCTCCATCACTCTCGCCTTCTTTCTCTTGTTTACCATCTCATCCGCTAGCGTTAGCTCCCGCTCCAGCTCCAGTTCTAGCAAGGCACCGCGCCCGTTCAAAAAAATCTACGCATTCGGGGACTCGTACACTGACACCGGGAACACCAACACTGTATCCGGCACGGGACCAAATGGGTTCACGTACGTATCCAATCTACCGTACGGTCGCACATTCTTCCATCACCCAACAAACCGTTACTCTGACGGCCGTTTAGTCATCGACTTCGTAACCGAATCACTATCCTTACCTTACTTGCCACCTTACCTAAACACAAAAGCGGATACATCCGCTGGTATTAATTATGCTGTTGCTGGGTCCACTGCAATTAGGCATGCATTTTTTGTGAAGAATAACCTTACTCTTAATATAACGCCTCAATCTTTACAAACTCAACTTGCTTGGTTTAATAAAACGTTACGAGGACAAAAATGTCAAAATGCAAATTCGACACCAAATGAGTGTACGGCTGTGTTTAAGGATGCGTTGGTTTGGGTTGGTGAGATCGGTGCTAATGACTATGCTTACACTCTTGGATCAACGGTGACCCATGAAACTATTCAACGGGGTGCAATTCGTAGTGTGACTGGTTTTATAGAG GCATTGCTCAAGAAAGGTGCAAAATACATGGTGGTCCAAGGCCTTCCCACCACCGGTTGCCTAACACTAGCCATGTACCTCTCAGCCGAGTCCGATCGAGACGACATTGGTTGTGTCGCCTCGGCCAACAACCAAAGCTACGTTCATAACACCATCCTCCAAACCAACATCCAAAGCCTAAGAAAAAAATATCCGAAAGCTATCATTGTTTATGCTGATTACTGGAATGCTTATCATTACATCATGAAGAATGCACCCAAACTTGGATTCCACGAGCTCTACGACGTTTGTTGTGGGTTGAATGGTGGAGCCTACAATTTTGACTTGTTAGCCACTTGTGGGTCCCAGAATTCGAGCTCGTGTCACGATCCGTCTCAGTATATCAACTGGGACGGAGTTCATCTTACTGAGGCTATGTATAAATTAGTTTCCGAGCTGTTTCTCAAGGGTCGTTTTACTCGTCCGCCATTTGAGTATTTGTTGAGAAGTAAACGAAACTCGGATTAG